GACGTGGAAGTTCCGCGACATGTACCGGCTCCGCGACGAGTACGTCGCCAAACAGCTCGGCCTCGAGCTGATCGTCCACGTCAACGAGGAGGGGCGCCGCCAGGGGGTCAATCCGATCACCCACGGCAGCAAGGTCCACACCGACGTGATGAAAACGCAGGCCCTCCGCCAGGCCCTCGACAAGCACCGCTTCGACGCCGCGTTCGGTGGGGCGCGGCGCGACGAGGAGAAGAGCCGGGCCAAGGAGCGGGTGTTCTCGTTCCGCGACGAGCACCACCGCTGGGACCCGAAGAACCAGCGCCCCGAGCTGTGGAACCTCTACAACACCAAGCTCCGCAAAGGGGAGAGCATCCGCGTCTTCCCCCTCTCCAATTGGACCGAGCTCGACGTCTGGCAGTACATCCACCTCGAGAAGATCCCGATCGTCCCCCTGTACTTCGCCGCCGAGCGGCCGATCGTGTGGCGCGACGGGGTGATGATCATGGTCGACGACGACCGGCTGCCGCTGAAACCCGGCGAGCGGCCCGAGCAGCGCCGCGTGCGCTTCCGCACGCTCGGCTGCTACCCGCTCTCCGGCGCGGTCGACTCGAGCGCCACCACGCTCCCCGAGATCATCCAGGAGATGCTCCTGACGACGTTCTCGGAGCGGCAGGGGCGGCTGATCGACACCGACGAGGCCGGCAGCATGGAAAAGAAGAAGCGCGAAGGGTACTTCTGACCATGTCACACCAGTCTGCGCTGATCGCCACCGACATCGACGCCTACCTCGCGCAGCACGAGCGCAAGGAGCTGCTCCGGTTCATCACCTGCGGCAGCGTCGACGACGGCAAGAGCACGCTCATCGGCCGGCTGTTCTACGAATCGAAGATGATCTACGAGGATCAGCTGGCCGCGATCCGCAAGGATTCCTCGCGCTACGGCACGACCGGCGGCGAGGTCGATCTGGCGCTGTTCACCGACGGCCTCGAGGACGAGCGCCAGCAGGGGATCACGATCGACGTCGCCTACCGTTACTTCTCCACCGACAAGCGCAAGTTCATCATCGCCGACACCCCCGGCCACGAGCAGTACACCCGCAACATGGCGACCGGGGCCTCGACCGCCGACCTGGCGATCATCCTCGTCGACGCCCGCCACGGGATCCTCACCCAGACCAAGCGCCACAGCTTCATCGTCTCGCTCCTCGGGATCCGCCACGTCGTCGTCGCCGTCAACAAGATGGACATCGTCGGCTGGGACGAGGGGGTGTTCGAGCGGATTCGCGCCGACTACCAGGCGTTCGCCGCCCGGCTCGAGCTCCCCGACGTCCACTTCCTGCCGATCTCGGCGCTCGAGGGGGACAACGTCGTCGCCAACAGCGCGAACATGCCGTGGTACACCGGCAGCCCGCTGATGACGCTCCTCGAGACGACGTACATCGGCTCCGACCGCAACCTCGAGGACTTCCGCTTCCCCGTCCAGCTCGTCCTCCGCCCGAACCTCGACTTCCGCGGCTTCTCCGGGGCGATCGCCTCGGGGATCATCCGCACCGGCGACGAGGTGATGTCGCTGCCGTCGCGGCGGAAGAGCCGCGTCAAGTCGATCGTCACCTTCGACGGCACGCTCGACGAGGCGTTCGCGCCGCAGAGCGTGACGCTCACGCTCGAGGACGAGATCGACTCGAGCCGCGGCGACATGCTCGTCCGTCCCGGCAACCAGCCGAAGGTCGACAAGCGCTTCGACGCGATGGTGGTGTGGATGGCCGACGAGCCGCTCGTGCCGGGGAAGCAGTACCTGTTCAAGCAGACGACGAAGGTCACGACCGGCTCCGTGGCCACCCTCCGCTACCGCGTCGACGTCAACACGCTCCACCGTGAGGCGGCGCCCGTTCTGGCGCTCAACGAGATCGGGCGCTGTGCCGTCGCGCTCACCGAGCCGATCGCCTTCGACGCCTACCGCCGCAACCGGGCCACCGGCGGGTTCATCATGATCGACCGGCTCACCAACGCCACGGTCGGCGCCGGCATGATCCTCGACCGCGAGCCGGAGGAGGGACGCGGCGCGGCCCACTGGGACGACGCCGCGGCCGACCACCTCCAGGGGATCGAAAGCACCGTCACGACCGCCGAACGCGAGGCGCGCTACGGCCAGAAGCCCGTCACGCTCCTCCTCACCGGCCTCACCGGCTCGGGCAAGACCACGCTGGCCACGGCGCTCGAACGGCGGCTGTTCGAGGCGGGGCGCGCCGTGGGGGTGATCGACGGGCAGGCACTGCGCCTCGGGATCAG
This is a stretch of genomic DNA from Planctomycetota bacterium. It encodes these proteins:
- the cysD gene encoding sulfate adenylyltransferase subunit CysD; this encodes MTTYNLTHLRLLEAESIHIIREVAAEFANPVMLYSIGKDSAVMLRLAEKAFHPAKPPFPLMHIDTTWKFRDMYRLRDEYVAKQLGLELIVHVNEEGRRQGVNPITHGSKVHTDVMKTQALRQALDKHRFDAAFGGARRDEEKSRAKERVFSFRDEHHRWDPKNQRPELWNLYNTKLRKGESIRVFPLSNWTELDVWQYIHLEKIPIVPLYFAAERPIVWRDGVMIMVDDDRLPLKPGERPEQRRVRFRTLGCYPLSGAVDSSATTLPEIIQEMLLTTFSERQGRLIDTDEAGSMEKKKREGYF
- the cysN gene encoding sulfate adenylyltransferase subunit CysN, with protein sequence MSHQSALIATDIDAYLAQHERKELLRFITCGSVDDGKSTLIGRLFYESKMIYEDQLAAIRKDSSRYGTTGGEVDLALFTDGLEDERQQGITIDVAYRYFSTDKRKFIIADTPGHEQYTRNMATGASTADLAIILVDARHGILTQTKRHSFIVSLLGIRHVVVAVNKMDIVGWDEGVFERIRADYQAFAARLELPDVHFLPISALEGDNVVANSANMPWYTGSPLMTLLETTYIGSDRNLEDFRFPVQLVLRPNLDFRGFSGAIASGIIRTGDEVMSLPSRRKSRVKSIVTFDGTLDEAFAPQSVTLTLEDEIDSSRGDMLVRPGNQPKVDKRFDAMVVWMADEPLVPGKQYLFKQTTKVTTGSVATLRYRVDVNTLHREAAPVLALNEIGRCAVALTEPIAFDAYRRNRATGGFIMIDRLTNATVGAGMILDREPEEGRGAAHWDDAAADHLQGIESTVTTAEREARYGQKPVTLLLTGLTGSGKTTLATALERRLFEAGRAVGVIDGQALRLGISRDLGFSAEERSENLRRGAEIARLFNDAGLICIAAFVAPEESVRQKAVERIGRERCLVIHLSAPLDVCRQRDTDGHYARADAGELGGFPGVSAPWEPPADPDLVLPTHHWPVAKCADALVALLDARGAI